CCAGGTACAGCCAGAGGTTAGGTTGGACGAGAGGCAGAGTTCACAGCTGTCATGCTGCAGACAGgctggacagagggagggagagacagagagacctggGTTTTGATTCTGTAGCGACATGATTGGCATTGGCATTAACATTATACTAAGCTGTGCCTGTGACTGGTTATTGAGGATGAAATGTCTGAGAGGCCTGTATGAGGGATAGAGATTAGTTGCTTACTAGGCAATGCAGTGAACTCAAAGGCAGAGTTGTTGGTGATCTTAGTTGTATCGATGTCCACCCGATGGTACTCGTAGAGCCGACGTTGGGCATCTATGTGAGAGATATCATTTCAGATCATTTTAGCAAAAGTCTTTGACATCAAAGACTTGCCAACCTGGATAACTGTGGGTTAGGGAACCCTTGCTGCTAACCTGAGGATTGAGGGGAAGGCAGGTTCACCATGAATGCATCTGACAACCCTGCCTTCACTTGGTGCTCAGTAGAACTTATCACCTCCACTGGCAAAGGTATCTGAAAGAGCGAAAGAGACAAGTAGAGAAAAATGGACAGAGTGTGCCTGTGTTTAGATGGAATACATTCAAATCAGAAATGTGTTGTACAAGGTTCATAAGTGTGCATGTTTAAAGTCTCTCTCACATCTCTGTAGCTGAAGGTGATGGTCCCTGTGAGGTGCAGGGCAGCCTGGAAGGTGTATGccccctctgcctccctcccgtGGAGTCTCACCCGCTCCCACTGCACCACAAACACCTCACCTGGGGTCAGTACAGGACAGGTCACACAGAGGTCAACCAAGGGTCAAAAGTCAAATAACAAGCGCTGTCTGAATGTTACTCTATGGCTTACCATTGTCCAGGTACTGAACAGTAGACTCCTTGGAGAAGCTGGGGTCAAAGTTGGCCATGAGGGGAGCGATGTACTGTGTTGCTGTCAGCATGCGGTGTGTGACCTCTCCCATGAAAATAAACCCTGaagaaggtcagaggtcagggttcTATGGAGATGCATGGCAAGTGGCAACTGGTAGTTACAATAGTTCACTCCTTCTAGGCTTAACGTAAGTAACAAGCAGGGAGTAGAAAGGAAGAAATGTGATAAATGGCTCCATCTGAGTTTGAACAACTTGCCATGTGTCAGAAGAATAATGAAATGTACCTCCTGTTGCTATGGTAATCTGCCTCAAATAATGTCCATAGAAGGGGAAGTCAAATGAGAGGGCAACCTTCTGGAATACGAGgaagagagatagggaggaacATTAAATGTGAGTgaacgtacgtgtgtgtgtgtgtgtgtgtgtgtgtgtgtgtgtgtgtgtgtgtgtgtgtgtgtgtgtgtgtgtgtgtgtgtgtgtgtgtatctaagtGTATAACTCACCGCagcctgtctgtgtgtattggaCAAAATGCCATGCATTCTGACTTGGCCATGTTCTAGGTCGTTTAGATCTACCCAGAGTTCATCTGTGCGCTGGTCATCAGGGCCAAAACTACGCCATGAGTAATACCTACCAGCGTCCTCCTGTTATAGAAACAGTAGAGGTGAGTGCAAGAGGAGAAGTTGAGGGATGCAATGGGAGAGATAGAATAATGGTGCAACATTTGAATGCTAGcccacataaacaaacaaacacacaatctACATTGAGTTCTAGTCTCCAGTTTATTACATAGTAGTATAAAAAGAGAGGGATACTAAATATGAAGAATGCAAGGTGCATACTAAATAAGTTAAGGGGATACGCTTTTAGAAACCTTAGGATATCCTTGAATGTCTTGGACTATAACTTTCAGCAGCAAGGTTGAAATGATTCACTGCAATTTGATCTGATCTATATTGTTCAACTCTTTTCAATATACCCTCTGCAGTCTAATGCGGTTCATCATTGATTTGTTTTGTATAAGGCCAGCAGGGAGCAGTATTCTACCACCACAACTGGAACAAGTGAATCTCGCATTGACATACTGTACGTACACATCTTGCCCACACTAGTGTGTTGTTGGACAACTGCCCCAGCGCCACTCACCACTAAGTGTGTCATGTTGTCTGGTAGGGTGTTGATGGTCAGTCCTCCTCCGAGTACTTCCCTGGCCACCCTGGCGTAACCCAGCAACGGTTCTCTGGGGGTCCTGTGTGATGGCCTCTCATCGTGCTGCTGTCCATTCACATGATACCGCATCTCTGTCCAAAACACAGTGAGTCAGTGACACAGATCAAGTCAGTGTCAGTCAGAAGGTGCATATCGGAACCCACTCGGTCACATTATAAACAAATCAAGCATCTGCTTTAGGCAGAGTCGGGGAAGCTACTTCAAATGACTTCTCACTGGTGGAAGTTAAGATACACTAAAGCTAGCCTTAAGGAAAATATAGTTgacttaactaaagttactttgaaaaagtagctCAGTGACTTCTCACTGGTGGAAGTTAAGATACACTAAAGCTAGCCTTAAGGAAAATATAGTTgacttaactaaagttactttgaaaaagtagctCACTACATCAAAACTACTTTGTGAAAAATGatcatatctaaatctgaaatgtcatggACTACAAATCGGAAGAACAGaacactctggagtcagatgttaacagaatgtttAATTTAGCCCATTAAACACAAATCAGTTTAAAGTGATAATTAGGCAGGTCTTATGctgaaaaataaaggaaattctTGCCTACATCACCCATattttctttttgcaaaaaatgtgTGTCTAGTTCAGTAGCTACACCCACGCAGAAAAAAAGTAATTCACTtctgaaaacactaccaagattaGAATTTAgaatactgcaaaatgtagttaaattactagttgaactacatgtaatTTAATTA
This genomic stretch from Salmo trutta chromosome 32, fSalTru1.1, whole genome shotgun sequence harbors:
- the LOC115171066 gene encoding plexin domain-containing protein 1-like isoform X2, encoding MCLSVLLLIFLSQAELGRVWAQQQTEMRYHVNGQQHDERPSHRTPREPLLGYARVAREVLGGGLTINTLPDNMTHLVEDAGRYYSWRSFGPDDQRTDELWVDLNDLEHGQVRMHGILSNTHRQAAKVALSFDFPFYGHYLRQITIATGGFIFMGEVTHRMLTATQYIAPLMANFDPSFSKESTVQYLDNGEVFVVQWERVRLHGREAEGAYTFQAALHLTGTITFSYRDIPLPVEVISSTEHQVKAGLSDAFMVNLPSPQSSDAQRRLYEYHRVDIDTTKITNNSAFEFTALPTCLQHDSCELCLSSNLTSGCTWCNVLQRCSDGMDRHRQEWLDYACSEEAKDVTCEDYSKGGPDSSIDPSVPSDFEVTTPLGPLLEGPATENDTKRVILYNDVKTGPPRQHDGSAHTGVIAGVVAALVLLLALTLLALYINSHPSAASPLNILQRRNSYWPSMKFRKQGFHSSYAEVEVEGHEKEGIMEAGQC
- the LOC115171066 gene encoding plexin domain-containing protein 1-like isoform X1, which encodes MCLSVLLLIFLSQAELGRVWAQQQTEMRYHVNGQQHDERPSHRTPREPLLGYARVAREVLGGGLTINTLPDNMTHLVEDAGRYYSWRSFGPDDQRTDELWVDLNDLEHGQVRMHGILSNTHRQAAKVALSFDFPFYGHYLRQITIATGGFIFMGEVTHRMLTATQYIAPLMANFDPSFSKESTVQYLDNGEVFVVQWERVRLHGREAEGAYTFQAALHLTGTITFSYRDIPLPVEVISSTEHQVKAGLSDAFMVNLPSPQSSDAQRRLYEYHRVDIDTTKITNNSAFEFTALPTCLQHDSCELCLSSNLTSGCTWCNVLQRCSDGMDRHRQEWLDYACSEEAKDVTCEDYSKGGPDSSIDPSVPSDFEVTTPLGPLLEGPATENDTKRVILYNGKDVKTGPPRQHDGSAHTGVIAGVVAALVLLLALTLLALYINSHPSAASPLNILQRRNSYWPSMKFRKQGFHSSYAEVEVEGHEKEGIMEAGQC